The Streptomyces sp. NBC_00483 genome contains the following window.
CGGTCTCCTCGGGCTCCGGCTCCGCCGGCGGCGTCGGCCGCTCGAGCTGCCGGTCCAGGGCGCGATCGAGGGGGCGGTCGAGAGGCCGGTCCCTGGGCAGACGGGCGATGCGCGGCACGAACGGGAACGTGGGTTCGGGCGTACCGATGTCGTCGGACTCGCCGATGAGCGAGCGCGCCTCGTCGTCCACGGCCTGGACGAGCCTGCGGGGCGGGTCGTACGTCCAGCTCGCCGAGTGCGGTTCGCCCGCGACCCGGTAGACGAGCAGGACTTCCCAGGTGCCGTCGTCCCGGCGCCAGGAGTCCCACTGGACCGAGTCCTTGTCGGCGCCGCGCAGTACGAGACGCTCCTGCACCGCCTCGCCCAACTGGGGGCCGGCGTTCTCGCCGGGGCGGCGCACAGGGGTCTTCCTGGCGCGCTCGGCCATGAACGCGCGCTCCGCGAGCACGGGGCCCTCGAAGCGGCGCACCCGGTCGACCGGGATGCCGGCGAACTGTGCGACCTCCTCAGCGGTCGCGCCTGCCCGTATACGCGCCTGAATGTCGCGCGGGCGGAGGTGGCTCTCCACCTCGATCTCGATCTGGCCGAGGCGCGGACGGTCGCCACGTACGGCGGCCCGGAGGCGCTCGTCGATCGGCAGCGTGTACTCCGTGCTGTCCGCAGCCTTCAGCACCAGCCGTGTGCCGTCGTTAGAGACGGCCACGACACGCAGTTCGGGCATGGGGACCTCCCGGGTGGTGCCTGCCGACGTCACGTGCGTCGCTGCTTCCGCTAGTCGAGTGTGGCCTGCCCGGGTGCAGCCTGCCACAACCTTGCCGAGTTGCCCGGCGTGTCGGGCATGGGCCCGGGGTCGCCGTTATGGCACGGTTACCTATTCGCAACGCTAAGTGACGGACTCCGTCACCCTGTGCAGCGAACCCCCTCCCCACGGTCCTGGCAGGACCCGAGCACCCTGGCGGGAGACCGGACCCAGGGCTCGCAACAGTACTCCATTCGGGCCACTTGCGTGGATCGGCACGCCGCCGAAGTTCTGTCGGGGGGCGGGAGTTGGGGCCGCGGTCCCACGATTTTGGCGGGCTATGTGTGGGGTCCGCGTGTTCTGCTTCACGAAATCTCCGGAACCGGAACTGATTCCTCCTCCGATACGTCCTTTCTCTTGTGTCCTAGGGAGTTCGCTTACTCTTGGGAGCTTCGCTGTGGCATGGGTGGTTTTGTCGAGAAAGGTAGGCAAGGTCAGAGAATGGGCAAGAAGCCGGAGATCTCCGAGGACATATCCGCGGACGAGCACATATCCGAGGACGTGGAGGAAGAGCCCAGGAGGAAGCGGCTGGATCTGAGCGTCCCGCAGGTGGCGGGCAGTGCGGTCGCCGCCGTCGTGGCCGCGAAGCTCGCCTCCGGCCTCGGTGTCTACGGGACGATCCTCGGTGCCGGTGTGGTCAGTGCCCTCGCCACCTGTGGTGGCACGCTCTTCCAGCACTTCTTCAGGCGCACCGGTGAGCAGATACGCGACGTCCGGGTGGTGAAGCCGAAGACCCGGCAGGTGCCGGTGACGGCGCAGGGCAGGCCCGTGCCCCGTACGTTCCGCTCGGACTCCTCGATGGACGCCACGAGGTCCATGGTCACGGGCTCGGAGCCGCCCGCGGCGCGGCCGGCCGTGACGGCGCTGCCGACCACCACGACCTGGGGGACGGCGAAGACCCCGACCGCGGATGCCGGTGAGGCGACGGCGCTGCCGCAGGTCTCCGCCGTCGAGCAGGTCACCGCCATGGAACAGGTCACCTCCATGAAGCAGGTCTCCACCACCCCCACCGAGGGGACCCAACTGCTCGACACGGGCGCCGTGGCCGACCTGCTGCCCGACGAGGACACCGACAAGACGCAGCTGCTGAGCGCCGCGGGTGTCACAGCCGCGACCGATCCCGAGAAGACCCAGCTGATCAGGCCCGAGGCGATCGACGAGGCGACGCGGATGCTGCGCGCCCCGGACGTCGATCACGCCGATCACGCCGACGGCGGCGCGGACCTCGACGACGAGTTCACCGACGGCACCGTCCACCGTTCACGGATCAAGAGCTGGAAGCGGCCACTGATCGCCGCGGCGGTCGTGTTCGGCGTCACCATGGGCGGCATCACCACGTACGAACTGGTGTCGGGCCACACCTTCGGTGGCAGCGGCAGCGGCACCACCATCGGCGACGCCTTCAAGGGGCGGAACTCCTCGTCCGGCGGCGACACCACTCCGGACACCACCCCGACGCCGTCCGACGACAGCAGCACCGGCTCGGACACCGGTACGCAGAACAACGACGACTCCGGCACCACCACCCCGGACCCGAGCTCCACCCCGACGACGGGTGACACCGGTGGCTCCGACAGTGGCTCGGACTCCGGTTCGGACAGCGGGTCCTCCGACTCGGGTTCGGACTCGGGCTCCGATTCTGACTCGGACAGCGGTTCGGACAGCGGCTCCTCCGACTCCGGTTCGGACTCGGGCTCCGACAGCGGCTCGGACTCCGGTTCGGACAGTGGCAGTACCCCCGACCCGACCTCCGCCCCCACGCAGGGCTCGGACGTCCAGCAGCAGTCGGAGTGACCCGAGGCACGCCCCCGCGGGGGCTGCCGGGTCAGTCGCCGAGGACCCGCCGCAGATAGGCATTGCCGAACACGCGGTCCGGGTCCAGGCGGTCGCGCAGCGCCGTGAACTCGCCGAAGCGCGGGTACGCGCGCGTGAAGTACTCCGCGTCGCGCGTGTGCATCTTGCCCCAGTGCGGGCGCCCCTCGTGGGCGGTGAGGATCTGCTCGGCCGCGGTGAAGTACCGGTGGTACGGCGTCCCCTTGTACATGTGCACGGCTACGTAGGCGGTGTTGCGGTCGGACGCCGTGGACAGTGCGATGTCGTCGGCCGGGGCGGTGCGGACCTCGACGGGGAAGCTGATCCGCAGGCGTGAGCGGTCGACCATGGACTTCAGCTCGCGCAAGCTGTCCACGAGGGCCGCGCGCGGAACCGCGTACTCCATCTCCACGAAGCGCACGCGGCGCGGCGATGTGAAGACCTTGTAGGGAATGTCCGTGTACGTCCGGGAGGACAGTGCCCGGCTGGAGACCTTGGCGATCGACGGGATCGTGGCGGGCACGGCGCGGCCGATCGAATTGGCCACCTGGAACAGGCCGTTGGAGAGCAGCTCGTCCTCGACGAAGCCGCTGAACCTGGAGACGGGGGCCTCCGGGCCCGCGCTGCGGTTGTTGCGCTTGGTGTTGCAGCTGCCCGTGTGCGGGAACCAGTAGAACTCGAAGTGCTCGTTCTCGGCGTGCAGCTCCTCGAAGTCCGTGAGCACCCGGTCGAGGGGCATCGGCTCCTCGCGCGCGGAGAGCAGGAAGATCGGCTCCACGGCGAAGGTGATCGCCGTGACGATGCCGAGGGCGCCGAGACCGATGCGGGCGGCCGCGAAGACCTCGGGGTTCTCCTTCTCGGAGCAGGTGAGGAGGTCCCCGCTCGCGGTGACCAGCTCAAGTCCCTTGATCTGCGCGGCGATCGACGCGGAGTCGCGGCCCGTGCCGTGCGTGCCGGTACTGGTGGCGCCGGAGACCGTCTGCTCCATGATGTCGCCCATGTTCGTGAGCGACAGGCCCTCGCGGGCCAGGGCCATGTTGAGTCGCTTGAGCGGAGTACCGGCCTCGACCGTGACGGTCCCGTTCGACCGGTCAATGCTGCGGATTCCGGTCAACAGTTGAGGGCGTATCAATACTCCGTCGGTCGCGGCCGCCGCCGTGAAGGAGTGGCCCGAGCCGACGGCCTTCACCTTCAGGCCGTCCTCCGCGGCGCTGCGCACCGCCGCTGTCAGCTCCTCGACGGAGGCGGGCGTCACCTCGCGCACGGGGCGCGCGGTGACGTTGCCCGCCCAGTTACGCCAGGCTTCGCTGCTCTTCCGCCTGCCCGTCCGTGTGCCCGGCGCGCCCCGCGTACCCCTCGGTGGCCTGCTCATCGGTGCTTCCTCCCCGCTGCGGAACCGGCCGCTTCAGCCGGCTATAGCCCAGGAGCCCGACAAGGACCGCGACGGCGCCGGATACTCCCGGCACCGCGTACCCGGCATCCGCCCCGGCCGCGTCGATCACCCAGCCGGCCACGGAGGAGCCGAGCGCGACGCCGACCGAGAGTCCGGTGCTCACCCAGGTCATGCCCTCGGTCAGCTTCGCGCGTGGTACGTGCTGCTCGACGAGGGCCATCGTCGTGATCATCGTCGGTGCGACGGACAGGCCCGCGACGAAGAGCGCCACGGCCAGGATTGGCAGGTTCCCGACCAGTTGGAGGGGGATCATACTCACGGCCATCGTGACGACACCCAGCAGCCACCTGGGAGCGGGCGCTCCCTTGAAGTGCAGCAGGCCGAACAGCGCGCCCGCGAGGCAGGAGCCGGTCGCGTAGACGGCGAGCACCACGCTGGCCATCGACTTGTGGCCGAGGTCCTCGGCGTAGGCCACCGTGACGACGTCGATCGACCCGAAGATCGCCCCCGTAGCGACGAAGGTCGCCACCAGAACCTGCAAGCCACGCGCGCGGAGCGCCGATCCGGGGCTGTGCTGTTCACGCGGATGCGGTACCGGTTCCGTGGCGCGCTGCGACGTCAGCCAGAAGACGCCGGCCGCGAGGAAACAGCCCGCCAGAAGAGGCCCCGCCTCCGGGAACCACACCGTGGACAGCCCGATCGAGATGATCGGCCCGAAGACGAAGCACACCTCGTCCAGCACCGACTCGAAGGAGTACGCGGTGTGCAGCTGCCGCGGGACGTCTCCGTAGAGGGCCGCCCACCGTGACCGGATCATGGAGCCGACGCTCGGGACGCAGCCGACGAGCGCGGCGCACGCGAAGAGGGTCCAGTCCGGCGCCGTGTACTTGGCGCACAGCAGGAGACCGGTGACCGCGACGAGCGAGATCACGGTGGCCGGCCGAAGCACCCGGCGCTGCCCGTGCCGGTCGACGAGCCGGGAGATCTGCGGCCCGAGCAGCGCGGCCGACAGCGCCACCGTCGCGGACAGGGCCCCCGCGAGCCCGTAGCGCCCGGTCAGCTGGGAGACCATCGTGACGATGCCGATGCCCATCATGGACAGGGGCATTCGGCCGAGGAGCCCGGCAGCGGAGAAGCTCTTGGTTCCGGGCAGGGCGAATATGGCGCGGTAGGGGCTGGGCAACTCGACTCCGGTAAGGCGTAAAAGCGGTGGATACAGCTTACGCGCGCCACGACCGGGACACACGCGGTTTTCCGCCTGTCAGTGCCGGGTGGCAGGATCGAAGTCATGCCAGACGCGCACGCTGCCAGCCCCGATGCCCGCCCCTACGACGCCCTGCTGCTGCTCTCGTTCGGAGGCCCCGAGGGCCCCGACGACGTCGTCCCGTTCCTGGAGAACGTGACGCGCGGCCGGGGCATCCCCAAGGAGCGGCTCAAAGAGGTCGGGCAGCACTACTTCCTGTTCGGCGGGGTCAGCCCGATCAACGACCAGAACAGGGCCCTGCTCGACGCCC
Protein-coding sequences here:
- a CDS encoding D-arabinono-1,4-lactone oxidase, coding for MSRPPRGTRGAPGTRTGRRKSSEAWRNWAGNVTARPVREVTPASVEELTAAVRSAAEDGLKVKAVGSGHSFTAAAATDGVLIRPQLLTGIRSIDRSNGTVTVEAGTPLKRLNMALAREGLSLTNMGDIMEQTVSGATSTGTHGTGRDSASIAAQIKGLELVTASGDLLTCSEKENPEVFAAARIGLGALGIVTAITFAVEPIFLLSAREEPMPLDRVLTDFEELHAENEHFEFYWFPHTGSCNTKRNNRSAGPEAPVSRFSGFVEDELLSNGLFQVANSIGRAVPATIPSIAKVSSRALSSRTYTDIPYKVFTSPRRVRFVEMEYAVPRAALVDSLRELKSMVDRSRLRISFPVEVRTAPADDIALSTASDRNTAYVAVHMYKGTPYHRYFTAAEQILTAHEGRPHWGKMHTRDAEYFTRAYPRFGEFTALRDRLDPDRVFGNAYLRRVLGD
- a CDS encoding MFS transporter yields the protein MPSPYRAIFALPGTKSFSAAGLLGRMPLSMMGIGIVTMVSQLTGRYGLAGALSATVALSAALLGPQISRLVDRHGQRRVLRPATVISLVAVTGLLLCAKYTAPDWTLFACAALVGCVPSVGSMIRSRWAALYGDVPRQLHTAYSFESVLDEVCFVFGPIISIGLSTVWFPEAGPLLAGCFLAAGVFWLTSQRATEPVPHPREQHSPGSALRARGLQVLVATFVATGAIFGSIDVVTVAYAEDLGHKSMASVVLAVYATGSCLAGALFGLLHFKGAPAPRWLLGVVTMAVSMIPLQLVGNLPILAVALFVAGLSVAPTMITTMALVEQHVPRAKLTEGMTWVSTGLSVGVALGSSVAGWVIDAAGADAGYAVPGVSGAVAVLVGLLGYSRLKRPVPQRGGSTDEQATEGYAGRAGHTDGQAEEQRSLA
- the sepH gene encoding septation protein SepH, producing the protein MPELRVVAVSNDGTRLVLKAADSTEYTLPIDERLRAAVRGDRPRLGQIEIEVESHLRPRDIQARIRAGATAEEVAQFAGIPVDRVRRFEGPVLAERAFMAERARKTPVRRPGENAGPQLGEAVQERLVLRGADKDSVQWDSWRRDDGTWEVLLVYRVAGEPHSASWTYDPPRRLVQAVDDEARSLIGESDDIGTPEPTFPFVPRIARLPRDRPLDRPLDRALDRQLERPTPPAEPEPEETELPAIASSAPPERDSLTSLLEAVPSYRGDLAVPERPAVAPEPPQEEPETPAAAEVEEPAAPAASAGAGSAYADILMPRAVAGHRDRLTGTTDRQAEADGVRPGRRAAVPSWDEIVFGTRRKKQE